Proteins encoded together in one Vibrio lentus window:
- a CDS encoding ABC transporter ATP-binding protein, with protein MNKRQFIAHYLRMNRTSYLLAIVFIFLVNWLQVEIPRYIQLAIDLIDDASSSGHQQLQTYVWIVVGMSVAMVVVRILSRIYALNPGRITEAALKTTLLQKLNRLPNSFHQRFASGRLISIINNDLSGIRLLFGVGFLQFFNALLALSLTPLYMWRISPELTMYSIIPISIAFVIFRVGFKRMKALHLEHMKRLQNLSAQLMSYLSGIDLIKSQQMSPWVKAETEKLNQRLLECRLKITRIQVFFMPVLDYANDLMKIIILGLGGFMLMRQELTLGEITAFLTYSVLLAMPLMQLGRIATIYQRGIVGIQSAQTILNAQVPELDDAKLSELDVESFKGKAFSVRNLSFQYEGEERLILDNISFDIPAGKKIGVLGGIGSGKTTLVNCLNHHLDVPKGTVFLGETDVTSFSRSDLRRYVKTVTQDPYLFSATVEDNIRFGSLDTELAKSQVDEVLELSQLANDVTRFENGDQTLVGEKGIMLSGGQKQRLSIARALLEPTDLIIMDNVLSAVDYETERKILEGLFNRLKNQSVLVVSHRVNALEYMDEIIVLNEGKVIAKGDHDTLLKTCAYYYDTWQLQQNETEAAAC; from the coding sequence ATGAATAAAAGACAGTTTATTGCCCACTATTTGCGTATGAATCGCACTTCTTATTTGTTGGCGATAGTTTTCATTTTTCTCGTAAATTGGCTTCAAGTTGAAATACCACGCTATATCCAATTGGCGATAGATCTGATTGATGATGCTTCCTCAAGTGGCCATCAGCAGCTTCAAACCTATGTTTGGATTGTGGTTGGCATGTCGGTCGCCATGGTTGTGGTGCGTATATTGTCTCGTATCTATGCGCTTAACCCTGGGCGGATTACAGAGGCGGCTCTTAAGACGACACTTCTCCAAAAGTTAAACCGTTTACCTAACAGCTTTCACCAGAGGTTTGCGTCAGGAAGACTGATCTCCATCATCAATAATGACCTCAGTGGCATTCGCTTGCTGTTTGGTGTGGGCTTTCTGCAGTTCTTTAATGCCCTGTTGGCACTGTCATTAACACCGCTCTACATGTGGCGCATATCGCCAGAGCTTACGATGTACTCGATTATTCCTATCTCAATCGCTTTTGTGATTTTCCGTGTTGGTTTTAAACGGATGAAGGCGCTGCATTTAGAACATATGAAGCGTTTACAGAATCTGTCTGCTCAGTTGATGAGTTACCTATCGGGGATTGATTTGATCAAGAGTCAGCAGATGTCACCTTGGGTGAAGGCCGAAACCGAAAAGCTCAATCAGCGACTGCTTGAATGTCGCCTTAAGATCACTCGTATTCAAGTCTTCTTCATGCCTGTTCTCGATTATGCCAACGACTTAATGAAAATCATCATTCTGGGACTTGGTGGCTTTATGCTAATGAGGCAAGAGCTTACTTTAGGCGAAATAACCGCTTTCCTGACTTATTCTGTTTTACTCGCTATGCCATTGATGCAGCTCGGCAGAATCGCGACCATTTATCAGCGTGGCATAGTGGGAATTCAAAGCGCACAAACTATTCTTAATGCGCAAGTTCCAGAATTGGATGACGCGAAGTTGTCTGAATTAGACGTTGAATCTTTCAAGGGAAAGGCATTTTCTGTGCGCAACCTGAGCTTCCAATACGAAGGTGAGGAGCGACTCATTCTTGATAACATCAGTTTTGATATTCCAGCAGGTAAGAAAATCGGTGTATTAGGAGGAATTGGCTCAGGTAAAACGACGTTGGTTAACTGCTTGAATCACCATCTAGATGTGCCTAAAGGAACGGTTTTTCTCGGGGAAACAGACGTAACAAGCTTTTCACGCAGTGATTTACGCCGTTATGTCAAAACGGTTACTCAGGATCCTTACTTGTTTTCAGCAACGGTTGAAGACAACATTCGTTTTGGCAGTTTGGATACTGAACTCGCAAAGAGTCAGGTTGATGAAGTTCTTGAGTTGAGCCAACTAGCGAATGACGTCACTCGTTTTGAAAACGGCGACCAAACCTTAGTCGGTGAAAAAGGGATCATGTTATCGGGTGGCCAGAAGCAACGCCTAAGTATTGCGCGTGCTTTATTAGAGCCTACAGATTTAATCATCATGGATAACGTTCTGTCAGCAGTCGATTATGAAACGGAAAGAAAGATCTTAGAAGGCCTGTTCAATCGATTGAAAAATCAATCTGTGCTGGTGGTTTCGCATCGTGTTAATGCCCTTGAATATATGGACGAAATCATTGTTCTGAATGAAGGGAAAGTGATCGCGAAAGGTGACCATGACACCTTATTAAAAACTTGTGCTTACTATTACGACACTTGGCAATTACAACAGAATGAAACGGAGGCAGCGGCATGTTAA
- a CDS encoding ABC transporter ATP-binding protein, whose product MLKGVDVKYLKHFFKFAKKYKRSAILGVAMLPLSVITSLLFPWLIIQVIDVHLSKGDMDGLLEYVFYLVLVLIASYVVDTTYSYNLRKTGQYTITDMRSVLFERVLKLPRSYFDNTPIGVTLSRLTSDLETIGETFIQSVVGLVKDSINTIALLIMMLFIDWQLTMIVLIIMPPVMYLTVYVRNRLRAMYKVTRSTLARGIGFLQEVLFGMKTVQMYRAEEQVEQRYQGYTDEFLRAQKKINKYDAILFSFISGITSITIAIMIWYGSEQVIEGALTLGVLIAFINTLEKVFVPIRDFTSQIASIQSSFAAFDHIEELFVEPTEEEGRNLLPSHQVKNQLEKFVSLEFKNVSFRYKDDSPYVLKNVSFVLGKGHQIALVGSTGSGKSTILRLISKTYQDYEGSILLNGIELSQISSEDSAHLFSMMMQDVHLFEETIQFNIALGKEHLTRAEVEQAARYVYADKFIEQLPQSYDFHLEKNGSNLSVGQTQLISFARAVAQGGQLMMLDEATSSVDSITEDLIQKAMQRLFKEKTVIAIAHRLSTVRHSDTILVLEKGEIVEQGNHQQLVAHNGIYAGLLQESIVETSDSQATVA is encoded by the coding sequence ATGTTAAAGGGTGTTGATGTTAAGTATCTAAAGCACTTTTTTAAGTTTGCTAAGAAATACAAACGCTCAGCAATTCTGGGTGTTGCGATGCTTCCGTTGTCGGTGATCACAAGCCTGCTGTTCCCTTGGTTGATTATTCAAGTGATCGACGTGCATTTGAGCAAGGGTGATATGGACGGGTTACTTGAGTATGTCTTCTATTTAGTTCTTGTCTTGATTGCCAGTTATGTGGTCGACACTACCTATTCGTATAATCTGCGAAAGACAGGCCAGTACACCATTACTGACATGCGCTCAGTACTGTTTGAGCGTGTGCTTAAACTGCCTCGTAGCTATTTCGATAACACACCGATTGGTGTGACTCTTTCGCGTCTGACCAGTGATCTAGAAACGATAGGCGAGACGTTTATTCAATCTGTCGTTGGATTGGTTAAAGACAGTATCAACACCATTGCTCTGCTTATTATGATGCTCTTCATTGATTGGCAGTTAACTATGATTGTGCTGATTATCATGCCTCCCGTGATGTACTTGACGGTCTATGTGCGTAATCGTCTCCGCGCGATGTATAAGGTTACTCGCTCAACACTGGCGCGTGGTATTGGCTTCCTACAAGAAGTGCTATTTGGCATGAAAACCGTTCAGATGTATCGCGCTGAGGAGCAAGTCGAGCAACGATACCAAGGCTACACGGATGAGTTTTTACGAGCTCAAAAGAAGATCAATAAGTACGATGCGATTTTGTTCTCGTTTATCTCGGGCATCACCTCAATCACTATCGCGATTATGATCTGGTACGGCTCAGAGCAAGTCATTGAAGGTGCGTTAACATTGGGTGTGCTGATCGCATTCATCAACACGCTCGAAAAGGTGTTTGTTCCCATTCGTGACTTTACTTCTCAGATTGCCTCTATTCAAAGCTCGTTTGCGGCTTTTGACCACATTGAAGAGCTTTTTGTCGAGCCGACAGAAGAGGAAGGGCGTAACTTATTGCCATCTCATCAAGTCAAAAACCAGCTCGAAAAGTTTGTCAGTCTTGAGTTCAAAAATGTGAGTTTCCGCTACAAAGACGATTCTCCATATGTTCTAAAGAATGTCTCTTTTGTACTGGGGAAAGGGCATCAAATCGCACTTGTCGGTTCAACGGGTTCAGGTAAGTCGACGATTCTGCGTCTGATCTCTAAAACTTATCAAGATTATGAAGGCAGCATTTTGTTGAATGGCATTGAGTTGTCACAAATTTCAAGCGAAGACTCTGCCCACTTGTTCTCAATGATGATGCAAGATGTGCACTTATTCGAAGAGACGATTCAGTTCAATATTGCTTTGGGTAAGGAACATCTTACTAGAGCTGAGGTTGAACAAGCAGCGCGCTATGTGTACGCGGATAAGTTTATTGAGCAATTGCCACAAAGCTATGATTTCCATTTAGAAAAGAATGGCTCAAATTTATCTGTGGGGCAAACGCAGCTCATTTCGTTTGCACGAGCGGTCGCACAAGGTGGGCAGCTGATGATGCTTGATGAGGCAACTAGCTCAGTAGACTCAATTACCGAAGACCTTATTCAAAAAGCGATGCAGCGCCTTTTTAAAGAAAAAACCGTGATTGCGATAGCGCACCGACTGAGTACCGTCCGTCACTCTGACACTATTTTGGTGCTGGAAAAGGGTGAAATCGTTGAACAAGGCAATCATCAACAATTGGTCGCACACAATGGTATTTATGCCGGTTTGTTGCAAGAATCGATTGTAGAAACGAGCGATTCTCAAGCTACGGTAGCCTAA
- a CDS encoding cytochrome b, translated as MNNPRYDLLSRVLHWVMASVIIYATVAGYVMHFVTSRPELFSFLSVLNMSLATVATPLLAIRYIWSHFRSTPPMPSSVAAGQICIAKLAHSLMYLVMFMVFSTGYLMLKEPYSLFWLTTVDNLITDPAINSFFFYLHRTSCIALACLILLHISAALKHHFVSKNYVLKMMI; from the coding sequence TTGAATAATCCACGATACGATTTACTAAGCCGTGTGCTGCACTGGGTGATGGCTTCTGTGATCATCTATGCAACCGTCGCAGGCTATGTGATGCACTTTGTCACCAGTAGGCCCGAGCTATTTTCTTTCCTGTCAGTGCTCAACATGTCGTTGGCTACTGTCGCTACTCCTTTGTTGGCGATTCGATATATATGGAGTCATTTTAGAAGCACACCACCCATGCCTTCCTCTGTGGCTGCCGGTCAAATATGTATTGCCAAACTCGCCCACTCACTCATGTATCTCGTTATGTTCATGGTTTTCAGCACCGGTTATTTAATGCTTAAAGAGCCCTATTCATTATTTTGGCTAACAACCGTCGACAACCTAATAACCGACCCTGCAATCAACAGCTTCTTTTTCTATTTACATCGTACCAGTTGTATTGCCCTTGCTTGTTTAATCTTATTGCATATTAGTGCTGCGCTTAAACATCACTTCGTCTCTAAGAATTACGTGTTGAAGATGATGATCTAG
- a CDS encoding tetratricopeptide repeat protein — MLRILLISVISMFTTMSFANEEVKYSDQEYLDRPLMERYILDELKQLRMEQQDLERRLTIQMTDRELSVADKSLNYANVTVTYFFYIIAGVASLIALVGWQSLKELKHTTKEMADQRLNSIAQEYEKKFNVLERDLKRKTRIISENNREIEIINEIHNLWLRAQNAQTAEQKIEIYDEILKVRPGDLEALTYKADAAMDMQEYHWAMSLCNRVLEVDDQNAHALYQRACAYARLGAEGQAIDDLERSIEASGSMRELLAEEPDFEMLRGLDRFEALCEE; from the coding sequence ATGCTTCGAATCTTATTGATTTCAGTTATCTCAATGTTCACAACCATGAGTTTTGCAAACGAAGAGGTTAAGTACTCAGATCAAGAGTATTTAGATAGACCATTGATGGAACGTTATATCTTGGATGAGTTGAAGCAATTGCGTATGGAGCAGCAAGATCTCGAAAGACGTTTAACGATCCAAATGACTGATCGTGAACTCTCTGTTGCGGATAAATCATTGAACTACGCCAACGTGACGGTAACTTATTTCTTCTACATTATTGCGGGCGTTGCTTCACTTATCGCATTGGTTGGGTGGCAATCACTGAAAGAACTCAAGCACACAACCAAAGAAATGGCTGACCAGCGATTAAATTCTATCGCTCAAGAGTACGAAAAGAAATTTAATGTACTTGAAAGGGATCTTAAAAGGAAAACTCGAATCATCTCTGAAAATAATCGAGAGATTGAGATCATCAATGAGATTCATAATTTATGGTTAAGAGCGCAAAACGCACAGACGGCTGAGCAAAAAATTGAGATTTACGATGAGATCTTAAAGGTTCGTCCGGGGGATTTAGAGGCGCTCACTTATAAAGCGGATGCGGCGATGGATATGCAAGAGTACCACTGGGCAATGAGCTTATGTAACCGTGTATTAGAAGTTGATGACCAAAATGCTCACGCTTTGTATCAACGTGCTTGTGCCTACGCAAGGTTAGGTGCAGAAGGTCAGGCGATAGACGACTTAGAGCGATCTATCGAAGCCAGTGGTTCAATGAGAGAACTTCTGGCAGAAGAGCCTGATTTCGAGATGTTGAGAGGTTTAGACCGCTTTGAAGCTCTATGTGAAGAGTAA
- a CDS encoding peptidoglycan DD-metalloendopeptidase family protein — MKFLRTGLIVTAISAFLLALYLSLSPEPPEDIAIKITPYQGAVSADEKPSSSDVESSSLVRVHYFVKVGDTLSNVFTSWKLPYGTAQKILEADLESLKLDTIKPGDHLELLLDSESKQLVELIYHESLVEQAVYTENDDGSFSYQFIETPGEWKEKLYSGAVQGSFSTSAYKAGLTSAQIANITRTLKDKINFSKELRVGDSFNVLVKEQYTEDHLTGKTEVQGISIKLRNREVAAFLAADGRFYDREGNSLEQAFNRFPIDKQFRRITSPFNPYRKHPVTGRISPHNGTDFATPVGSPVYSTGDGRVVALRDHPYAGKYLVIEHNSVYKTRYLHLSRFLVKKGQQVKRGQEIALSGATGRLTGPHLHFEVLVRGRAVDAMKADLPLASSILPKDKGAFLTRIASFDDIISEQEGRTS; from the coding sequence ATGAAGTTCCTCCGCACTGGCCTGATAGTGACTGCTATCAGCGCATTTTTACTTGCTTTATATCTTTCTCTTTCGCCTGAACCACCAGAAGACATCGCTATCAAAATTACACCTTATCAAGGTGCGGTTTCGGCTGATGAGAAGCCATCGAGTTCAGACGTTGAGTCAAGTTCTCTGGTAAGAGTTCATTATTTTGTCAAAGTTGGGGATACACTCAGCAATGTATTTACCTCTTGGAAACTCCCTTACGGAACGGCTCAAAAGATACTTGAGGCCGATCTAGAATCACTGAAACTGGACACGATCAAACCTGGCGATCATCTAGAGTTGTTGTTGGATAGTGAATCTAAACAGCTAGTCGAATTGATTTACCATGAGAGCTTGGTTGAACAGGCGGTCTACACAGAAAATGATGACGGTAGTTTTAGTTATCAGTTCATAGAGACTCCAGGGGAATGGAAAGAAAAACTGTACTCAGGTGCGGTGCAGGGTAGTTTTTCCACGTCAGCTTACAAGGCCGGTTTAACCAGTGCCCAGATAGCCAATATCACTCGAACGCTGAAAGATAAAATCAACTTCTCCAAAGAGCTCAGAGTTGGTGACAGCTTTAATGTGTTGGTTAAAGAGCAATACACGGAAGATCACTTAACGGGTAAGACTGAAGTACAAGGGATCTCTATCAAGCTACGAAATAGGGAAGTGGCGGCTTTTCTTGCTGCGGATGGACGTTTCTATGACCGAGAAGGGAATAGCCTTGAGCAAGCTTTTAATCGATTCCCAATAGACAAACAGTTCCGAAGAATCACTTCACCATTTAATCCGTACCGCAAACATCCGGTGACAGGGCGTATATCACCACATAATGGCACTGATTTCGCAACACCTGTGGGTTCACCCGTTTATTCAACCGGAGACGGTAGGGTTGTGGCGCTTCGTGACCACCCTTACGCAGGGAAGTATCTGGTGATAGAGCATAACAGCGTTTACAAAACACGTTATTTACACTTGAGCCGCTTTTTGGTGAAGAAAGGGCAACAGGTTAAGCGTGGTCAGGAAATTGCGTTGTCGGGTGCAACAGGCCGTTTGACAGGGCCTCACTTACATTTTGAAGTGTTGGTACGTGGAAGGGCGGTCGACGCGATGAAGGCAGACCTGCCTTTGGCAAGCTCTATATTACCGAAGGACAAGGGGGCGTTCCTTACTCGAATTGCCTCTTTTGATGACATCATCTCTGAGCAAGAAGGCAGAACGAGTTAA
- a CDS encoding heavy metal-binding domain-containing protein, translated as MIITTTQSVEGKRIVDYKGVIAGEAILGVNVFKDMFSGIRDFVGGRSGTYEKELEKARNYAFKELEQKAIEAGANAVVGVDIDYEVLGTGNGMLMVSASGTAVVVA; from the coding sequence ATGATTATTACCACCACACAATCTGTCGAAGGCAAACGTATTGTCGATTACAAAGGGGTTATTGCCGGAGAAGCCATTCTAGGGGTTAACGTATTCAAGGATATGTTTTCAGGTATTCGAGACTTCGTCGGTGGACGTTCTGGTACCTATGAAAAGGAGCTGGAGAAAGCACGTAACTACGCATTCAAAGAGCTGGAGCAGAAAGCGATTGAAGCGGGTGCAAACGCAGTGGTTGGTGTCGATATCGATTATGAAGTCTTAGGAACAGGTAATGGCATGTTGATGGTTTCAGCCAGCGGCACAGCGGTTGTCGTCGCTTAA
- a CDS encoding LysR substrate-binding domain-containing protein — translation MKKLVPLKSVYAFIAVAETGSMTEAARVLYVSHSAVSQAIKSLEQLVNKPLFQRVGRRVVLNAAGKRYYRKVAPALEQVIEATEELAKTPNDHRITLNMVNSLAMHWWIPRVSEFQSFAPSLDIRISTLTGSFDIEQEGVDIALVHGKPSEWDRYYSEKLGDDDLVLVCSPALLKNQMGLSVEQLVKQNPTIGVFNPRRQYDWQVWCDHYQIPMPTFHSNLTFDVSIQAVQAAIRSLGVLVTHRLFVKDDISHGMLVEISEPVANPHQDFYFVCPKNKLKQESVLKLRTWLRHEFTRSETKLSE, via the coding sequence ATGAAGAAACTCGTTCCACTTAAATCCGTTTATGCTTTCATTGCTGTAGCCGAAACAGGCAGCATGACCGAAGCCGCTCGCGTGTTGTACGTCAGTCATTCAGCGGTAAGCCAAGCGATAAAATCATTGGAGCAACTGGTCAATAAGCCGCTGTTCCAACGTGTGGGTCGCCGTGTTGTGCTGAATGCCGCAGGTAAGCGATATTATCGAAAAGTCGCACCAGCATTGGAACAAGTAATAGAAGCCACAGAAGAACTCGCCAAAACGCCTAACGACCACCGCATCACCCTCAACATGGTGAACTCACTCGCCATGCACTGGTGGATCCCGCGAGTTTCGGAATTCCAAAGCTTTGCTCCCTCTCTTGATATTCGTATATCCACGCTAACGGGCTCTTTCGACATAGAACAAGAAGGTGTCGACATCGCGCTCGTGCACGGCAAACCGAGCGAGTGGGACAGATATTACAGCGAAAAGCTCGGTGACGATGATCTGGTATTGGTGTGCAGCCCAGCACTATTGAAAAACCAAATGGGATTGAGCGTTGAACAACTGGTGAAACAAAACCCAACCATTGGTGTCTTCAACCCAAGAAGACAGTATGACTGGCAAGTGTGGTGCGATCATTACCAAATACCCATGCCGACGTTCCACAGTAACTTGACGTTCGATGTCTCGATTCAAGCCGTGCAAGCTGCCATTCGTTCGCTTGGTGTATTAGTCACTCACCGCTTGTTTGTGAAAGATGACATCAGCCATGGCATGTTGGTCGAAATTAGTGAGCCAGTGGCTAACCCCCATCAAGATTTCTATTTCGTTTGTCCAAAAAACAAGTTAAAACAAGAAAGTGTGCTAAAACTGAGAACATGGTTGAGGCATGAATTCACACGCTCAGAGACAAAACTCAGCGAGTAG
- a CDS encoding DMT family transporter: protein MSDITKATAFMLLSTFSLSLSGLMAKYLSVSMPVSFLSFVRFLLPSLFLFLFLMFYKITKPSLDMWKPLVMRAIFMVACQWCFLTSLQTLTLVEGVVLFSTGPLFIPLLEKLMFGTKIHTTTVICLVVTFVGVVMMAGDWSQFEFGSEFFRPALLLGLLAGVFNSGSQVSLYRASKTSLTPAELNAWTFLVAAIIVIPMVVFTSVSATPDVLESTAGNGTFSALLSFEGLRWIGLGAFGLALFTINTQIFRSKAYKLADSGSQLAPLIFTNMLFSALWQSLFFDDVFSTQQLIGINLIVVASITNTLLAKRHSKAKTKQTPRTAVALATAADAAVLDSAVKS, encoded by the coding sequence ATGTCTGATATTACCAAGGCGACGGCTTTCATGTTGTTGTCGACGTTCAGTTTGTCTTTAAGTGGCTTAATGGCCAAGTATCTATCGGTATCAATGCCCGTTTCATTTTTGAGTTTCGTGCGATTTTTGTTACCCAGCCTGTTTTTATTCTTATTTTTGATGTTTTACAAAATCACGAAACCTTCACTCGATATGTGGAAACCTTTAGTGATGCGTGCGATTTTTATGGTGGCATGCCAGTGGTGTTTTCTTACGTCTTTGCAAACCCTAACGCTGGTTGAAGGTGTGGTGTTGTTCAGCACTGGCCCTCTGTTCATTCCTTTGTTAGAAAAATTAATGTTTGGAACCAAGATTCATACAACCACAGTGATTTGTTTAGTTGTCACCTTTGTCGGTGTAGTGATGATGGCTGGGGACTGGTCGCAGTTTGAATTTGGCTCAGAGTTCTTTAGGCCAGCGTTGTTGCTAGGGTTATTGGCGGGTGTATTTAATTCGGGTTCACAAGTGAGTTTGTATCGAGCGTCCAAGACTAGCCTGACACCCGCAGAGCTAAACGCGTGGACGTTCTTGGTCGCGGCAATCATTGTGATACCAATGGTTGTGTTTACTTCAGTATCTGCGACTCCAGATGTGCTTGAGAGTACTGCGGGCAATGGAACCTTTTCGGCTCTGTTATCTTTTGAAGGCTTACGCTGGATTGGGCTTGGCGCTTTTGGATTGGCTCTATTTACTATTAACACGCAAATCTTCCGCTCGAAAGCGTACAAGTTGGCAGACAGCGGATCTCAGTTGGCACCGCTAATTTTTACTAACATGCTGTTCAGTGCGTTATGGCAGAGCTTGTTCTTTGATGATGTGTTTTCAACTCAGCAGTTAATCGGCATCAATTTGATCGTCGTGGCGAGCATAACCAATACTCTACTAGCTAAAAGACACAGCAAAGCAAAAACCAAGCAAACACCGCGAACTGCTGTGGCTTTAGCGACTGCAGCAGATGCTGCGGTGTTGGACTCTGCTGTTAAAAGTTAA